A stretch of DNA from Amylolactobacillus amylophilus DSM 20533 = JCM 1125:
ATTCCTACGCGGTACCACCTTAGTAATTGCTACGAATAACGCTCGCCAAACGGTTTAATCTCAAAAGTTGTCACGAGCGTTTCAATAGCTTTACACCGACCAGCTACTCTCTGTCTTTTTTGCTCTCAGTCTTTCTCATTGATTAATTACTTAATTGGTATCTAGAATACTTAATTGAACAGGCCTTGTCAATACTCATTCGGTGTTAAACCGAAATTTCATACCGAAGCACCTAAAATTCGTTATTTTGAACAGTTAAATTATTTCGGCCCCGGGCCTTTGACCGGTAAAGCATTTGATCAGCACGCTCATATAAATCCTCCGGGCTATAATCTGCTAGGCTGGTCTGTGCGACGCCAATGGAAATAGTGACGATTAATTCCTCACCATCCACGGAGGTAAAGGTCATCTTATTCAGACTTTCCTTCAACTTTTCTGCAGCACATGTTGCCTCTTCTAAGCTACAATTCGGCAGAACAATATTAATTTCATCACCGCCAACACGGTAGCTTTTGGCACTCTTGAAATAACCTGCTCCATCACGGTACTAGCCTCCGCTAACCGCGGTTACCTGTAAAGTGGCCAAAGCCGTCATTCAGATTTTTGAAGTGATCAATATCGAGGGCAATCATCAAGAGTGGCTCTTTTGTCTTCTGCCAATGCTTAAAATTGTTCGCTAATTGTTCAACAAATGAACCGTAGTTATTTAAGCTGGTCAACCAATCGGTGTTTGCCTGCTGTAAAATGGTGTCCACATAAATATCCTCTGCATTAAATTGTGAGAGCATGAAGTAGACGAGTCCATCGAGGATAATTAAAGAGCTAGAATAGAAAAGAGCTTCGCTCAAGCTAATCATTCCCATTCCGGGCACAACACCATTTTTGAAAGTGGCTAAGAAATAGAAGATACAAAAAAGAATCAATGCACTTGCATGGAGCACAATCGTGCTGACCTTTTGTTTTCTAATTAATATCACCATGATGCCTAAAAACAGTTGAACAACAATGAAAATGGCAACGACAGGAATAGTAAGTCCCGTGTTTGCCAGTGTATAGTCAAAGAAACGTAGTGCAGTTTTTCCTTGTTTGCCAGGAAACTTCTGCACGTGGCCAAACACGTTTCTACCCGCAATGTAACCTTGCTTCACGGCGTTCGATGCTAACGGAATATACATATCTTGTTTTAGTGGATTATAAGTGATTGCCGCTGAATCACCGGCGGCTAAAATGTCCGGTTCAGAGGTCTCAAGCCATTCGTTCGTCAACAGCGCACCAGTTTTGTCCATCTCGACCTTACCAAACAATAATTCAGTATTTGCCAAGAAGCCAGTGCAGACAATTACTAGATCTGCGGTAATCTGCCCTTGCGCGGTATTAATGAGTACCTGCTTGGTCCCATTTACACTGCCAAAGGAGTTTTAACCCGATGACCTAAGCGAACGTCTACCCCATGTTGTTGCAGTGTTTCTACGATTTTAAGCGACATGTCTGCGTCTACGTAGTTATTAAGCAATTGCTTATTACCCTGAATTAGCGTTACTTGGTGGTCTGTGTTGGCATAGGCCTCGGCCAGTTCAATCCCAATAAAGCAGCCACCTACAATCGCGATATGCTGGTTGTCTTTCGCGCTATTATAGATTGCTTTTGCCTGCTTATAACCATACACAATAGCACCTTATCGTTATCTATGCCCGTTAAAGGAGGTACCTGAACATAAGAACCCGTGCTCATAATCAACTTATCGTAAGTATCTGTCACAACCTTTTTGGTGCTCATGTCTTGCACGAGTATGGATTTTTCTTTTGGATTGATCTTTAAAACGTCGTGCATAGTCTTGACTTTTGCGCCAATACTTGCCAGATGCTCCGGTGTTTCGTAGAACATATCCTCAAGTTTGTCGACGACTCCCTCTAAGTATAAAGAGATACCACACGACAGAAAAGAAACGTTGTCATTTCGTTCATAAATAGTTAATCAGTGTCTGGATGATTCGTTATAATTTCTTTCGCGGTTGAAACACCAGCGTGTGTGCAGCCAACTATTACTAACTTCATCTTATTCCCCTTTTCTTTTACTTAATTATCCGGGTCATCATCAAGTAGCTTCAAAATATGTGGCTTACCATAATAGTACCCTTGTCTTAACGTGATATTCATTTTATTCAACAGTTGATCTTCTTCCTCACTCTCAATACCTTCAAGGATAAATCTTAGGTTGTTCTTCTGTGCTAAGTCCCGCAAGAAAACTATTTTGTCTTGAATTTCCTGGTCAAAAACTGACTCTTCAAAGTTTTGTAGCGCAAATTTCAGTTCACTCAAGTAAGGCATGAATCTGTCGACGTTATCCAGCTGGTTCAAGCCAGTGCCAACGTCATCAAGCGAGAGTTCAATGCCCCGTAACTGATAGTTAACTAGTGCTTGTTGTAAATCTTCAAAGTTAATTTCAACAGGATTATCCTCCTCAGTAAGCTCCACGACGAGTTTTAGGGGGCGCAACAGATTTTGTACATAGATAAGCGCTTCATTAATCTCTGACGTTAATAGCTGCTGCCGGTTCAGATTAACGGACACGTAACCCACCTTCAAGGCCAGTTTCTGCATACTGCCAATTAGAATACTAGCAATTGTCTTGGCTGGAATCTTACTGAAGTCTGCTAGCGGGCGCCATCCATCAGCTGTGTTAACCTTCATTAAAAGCTTATAGCCAACAGATGTTATTTTTCCGCTTTTTGATGATTATTTTTTCAGCAGTTTTGATTGCTACAAAAAAACAACCGAAATGGTTGCCTTATTCTCATGGTCCTAGAAAAACTAATAATTATTTATTTAACTAACCCGTTCCTCAAATATAATCGTCACCGGTCCGTCGTTGTGCAGGTTAACCTGCATATCCGCGCCAAATTCACCGGTTTGAACCAAAAGACCGTTGGCACGCAATCGGTCATTGAATTGCTCAAATAGCGGTTCTGCAAGCTCGGGCCGCATTGCTTGTGTGAAACTCGGCCGGTTACCATGGCTCGTGTCCGCCAGTAGCGTGAATTGACTGACAGAGAGAATCTGGCCAGCCACATCCG
This window harbors:
- a CDS encoding diguanylate cyclase yields the protein MYIPLASNAVKQGYIAGRNVFGHVQKFPGKQGKTALRFFDYTLANTGLTIPVVAIFIVVQLFLGIMVILIRKQKVSTIVLHASALILFCIFYFLATFKNGVVPGMGMISLSEALFYSSSLIILDGLVYFMLSQFNAEDIYVDTILQQANTDWLTSLNNYGSFVEQLANNFKHWQKTKEPLLMIALDIDHFKNLNDGFGHFTGNRG
- a CDS encoding FAD-dependent oxidoreductase, whose product is MYGYKQAKAIYNSAKDNQHIAIVGGCFIGIELAEAYANTDHQVTLIQGNKQLLNNYVDADMSLKIVETLQQHGVDVRLGHRVKTPLAV
- a CDS encoding NAD(P)/FAD-dependent oxidoreductase, whose product is MYERNDNVSFLSCGISLYLEGVVDKLEDMFYETPEHLASIGAKVKTMHDVLKINPKEKSILVQDMSTKKVVTDTYDKLIMSTGSYVQVPPLTGIDNDKVLLCMVISRQKQSIIARKTTSISRL
- a CDS encoding EAL domain-containing protein encodes the protein MKVNTADGWRPLADFSKIPAKTIASILIGSMQKLALKVGYVSVNLNRQQLLTSEINEALIYVQNLLRPLKLVVELTEEDNPVEINFEDLQQALVNYQLRGIELSLDDVGTGLNQLDNVDRFMPYLSELKFALQNFEESVFDQEIQDKIVFLRDLAQKNNLRFILEGIESEEEDQLLNKMNITLRQGYYYGKPHILKLLDDDPDN
- the dtd gene encoding D-aminoacyl-tRNA deacylase, with protein sequence MRIVVQRVTEASVTVAQNQIARIGKGFLLLVGIEQGDTLSLAHKFADKITKLRVFSDQNDKMNLALADVAGQILSVSQFTLLADTSHGNRPSFTQAMRPELAEPLFEQFNDRLRANGLLVQTGEFGADMQVNLHNDGPVTIIFEERVS